In the genome of Shewanella denitrificans OS217, the window GCCCATGGAATGGCCTGCAATACTGCGTTTGTTGTTTATAGGGAAATGGGCTTCAATCAAGCTTGGCAATTCATTCACTATGTAGTCATACATCTGGTAATGAGTGTCAAAGGGGGCCTCGGTGGCATTAACATAGAAGCCTGCACCTAAACCAAAGTCATAAGCACCCTCTGGGCAATCGGGTACATCATTGCCTCTAGGGCTAGTATCAGGCGCCACAATGGCGATGCCAAGCTTTGCCGCGAGTCTTTGGGCTCCCGCTTTTTGCATGAAGTTTTCATCTGTGCAAGTGAGTCCTGACAACCAATAGAGCACAGGTACCTTTTCATTCATGGCTTGTGGCGGTAAAAAAATAGCAAAGCGCATGTCACAGTTTAAGCTGAGTGAATGGTGACGATATTGCTTGTGCCAACCTGAAAAACTTTTATTACTGCTGATATTATCTAGCGTCATAGCATGTCCTTTTGGCCCTAGCTTTTGGCTAGGGCGGCAGTAAATTATTGATAGTAATCACATTACTTATCGAAATGGATAACTGTGCGAATGCTTTCGCCCTTATGCATCAATTCGAACGCATTATTGATATCCTCAAGCCCCATGGTGTGGGTAATAAAGTGATCTAACTTAAAGTCACCATTAAGGTACTGCTCTACGATACCGGGTAATTCACTGCGTCCCTTTACGCCACCAAAGGCACTGCCACGCCAGACTCTGCCTGTGACTAACTGGAAAGGACGGGTTGATATTTCTTGCCCAGCACCAGCAACACCTATGATCACAGACTCACCCCAGCCTTTATGGCAACACTCTAAGGCGCTGCGCATCACGTTGACATTGCCTATGCACTCAAAAGAGAAGTCCACGCCGCCATCAGTCATTTCAACAATCACTTCTTGGATAGGCTTATCGAAATCTTTGGGATTAATGCAATCTGTGGCGCCAAGCTTTTTCGCCAGCTCGAACTTAGATTCATTTAAATCTATGCCGATAATCCGGCTTGCACCCGCCATAGTCGCGCCAATCACAGCGGATAAACCTATGCCGCCAAGGCCAAATATTGCCACGGTATCGCCTTTTTGAACTTTAGCCGTTTTAAGCACGGCGCCCATGCCTGTGGTTACGCCACAACCTAATAGACACACTTCTTCAAGGGGGGCGGTAGGATTGACTTTAGCCAGTGAAATTTCAGGTAATACTGTGTATTCAGAGAAGGTCGAGCAGCCCATGTAATGAAATATTGGCTGACCATCTTTATAAAAACGCGTGGTGCCATCAGGCATTAAGCCTTTACCTTGAGTTTCACGTACTGCGCTACACAGGTTAGTTTTACCTGAAGTACAAAACTTACACTTGCCACATTCTGCCGTGTATAACGGAATGACATGGTCGCCCACTTTTACGCTAGTGACGCCTTCGCCAATCATGTGAACTATGCCGCCGCCTTCATGACCTAAAATCGCTGGGAATACCCCTTCAGGATCGTCGCCTGATAAAGTAAAAGCATCAGTGTGGCAAACACCCGTGGCAACAATGCGCACCATAACCTCACCGGCCTTGGGGTACATCACATCAACTTCTTCAACGGAGAGTGTTTGTCCTGGGCCCCAGGCGATAGCGGCTTTAGACTTGATAAATTGCGCTGTCATAATAATGTCCTAATGGTGAGGGTTAACTTTG includes:
- a CDS encoding S-(hydroxymethyl)glutathione dehydrogenase/class III alcohol dehydrogenase: MTAQFIKSKAAIAWGPGQTLSVEEVDVMYPKAGEVMVRIVATGVCHTDAFTLSGDDPEGVFPAILGHEGGGIVHMIGEGVTSVKVGDHVIPLYTAECGKCKFCTSGKTNLCSAVRETQGKGLMPDGTTRFYKDGQPIFHYMGCSTFSEYTVLPEISLAKVNPTAPLEEVCLLGCGVTTGMGAVLKTAKVQKGDTVAIFGLGGIGLSAVIGATMAGASRIIGIDLNESKFELAKKLGATDCINPKDFDKPIQEVIVEMTDGGVDFSFECIGNVNVMRSALECCHKGWGESVIIGVAGAGQEISTRPFQLVTGRVWRGSAFGGVKGRSELPGIVEQYLNGDFKLDHFITHTMGLEDINNAFELMHKGESIRTVIHFDK
- the fghA gene encoding S-formylglutathione hydrolase, with protein sequence MTLDNISSNKSFSGWHKQYRHHSLSLNCDMRFAIFLPPQAMNEKVPVLYWLSGLTCTDENFMQKAGAQRLAAKLGIAIVAPDTSPRGNDVPDCPEGAYDFGLGAGFYVNATEAPFDTHYQMYDYIVNELPSLIEAHFPINNKRSIAGHSMGGHGALTIALRNPDRYQSVSAFSPICNPINSPWGIKAFSGYLGKDKQNWLNYDSCELIKKSHHFVPALVDQGEDDNFLKEQLKPENLQAIAKNINYPLKLRMQPGYDHSYYFIASFIEDHLDFHAKHLG